A window of the Cytophagia bacterium CHB2 genome harbors these coding sequences:
- a CDS encoding cysteine synthase family protein: protein MHILEAVGNTSMVRLRKVVPPNCADILVKLEWENPTGSVKDRMAQAVISRAEQDGRLQPGDTVIDYTGGSTGASLALVCAAKCYRIRIVSSDAFSREKLDNMAALGAELTLVPSEGGLTTKKLILDMIETARKLSQEPHTYWIDQLNNHDSIAGYYSLGEEIWAQTKGEVDAFVHCVGTAASSRGVATVLKRYKPGIKIVVVEPAESSVLLGGQPGPHKIEGVGIGYTPPLWEPSLVDEIVAVKTEDAKEMARRIAREEALFSGTSSGANVIAAIRVAERLGPGAKVVTLMADSGLKYLSTDVYRRR, encoded by the coding sequence TTCCATGGTACGACTGCGCAAAGTCGTTCCCCCCAATTGTGCGGACATTTTGGTGAAGCTCGAGTGGGAGAACCCGACCGGCAGCGTGAAAGATCGCATGGCGCAGGCGGTGATTTCACGAGCAGAGCAAGACGGCCGCTTGCAACCCGGCGACACGGTGATTGACTACACCGGCGGCAGCACCGGGGCCTCGCTGGCCTTGGTTTGCGCCGCCAAATGTTACCGCATCCGGATCGTCAGCTCTGATGCCTTCAGCCGGGAGAAGCTGGATAACATGGCTGCGCTGGGCGCAGAACTGACGCTGGTGCCGAGCGAAGGCGGCCTGACCACCAAGAAATTGATTCTGGATATGATCGAGACCGCGCGCAAGTTGAGTCAGGAACCGCATACCTACTGGATCGATCAGCTCAATAACCATGACAGCATTGCAGGCTACTACTCGTTGGGCGAGGAAATCTGGGCGCAAACGAAGGGAGAGGTTGATGCCTTTGTTCACTGTGTCGGCACCGCGGCTTCTTCACGCGGGGTTGCCACGGTGCTGAAGCGATACAAGCCCGGCATCAAAATTGTCGTCGTCGAGCCGGCAGAATCTTCCGTGTTGCTGGGAGGGCAGCCCGGGCCACACAAGATTGAAGGCGTTGGCATTGGTTACACGCCTCCGCTCTGGGAGCCGTCGCTAGTAGATGAAATTGTGGCGGTCAAAACGGAGGACGCGAAAGAGATGGCAAGGCGCATCGCGCGCGAAGAGGCGCTTTTCTCGGGAACCTCTTCCGGCGCAAATGTGATCGCTGCGATTCGAGTCGCAGAGCGGCTGGGGCCCGGTGCCAAAGTGGTCACCTTGATGGCCGACTCGGGTCTGAAATA